In the Malania oleifera isolate guangnan ecotype guangnan chromosome 1, ASM2987363v1, whole genome shotgun sequence genome, one interval contains:
- the LOC131158211 gene encoding thaumatin-like protein 1, whose translation MQSEDLDSPLRIAHGCQPPPPPPAAFFISFFLESIIDMDLSLFRSFNLVLIALLLLQLICQGVSGTTFIFVNKCDFTVWPGILAGSGSPKLDSTGFELKKGSSRSFQAPTGWSGRFWGRTGCDFDGSGNGKCATGDCGSGQVECNGSGASPPATLAEITLGSGGGQDYYDVSLVDGYNLQMIVEGSGGSGSCATTGCVTDLNRRCPTELRMGDGEACKSACGAFGTPAYCCTGEYGTPDKCRPSEYSQVFKSACPKSYSYAYDDATSTFTCTGADYTVTFCPSVPSLKSSQDSSPKTAEGTGSEPVEQAVLAGGSWLANLASGDGRRTHHPGALQFVLSVTVAATSLLRR comes from the exons ATGCAGAGTGAGGATTTAGATTCTCCACTACGCATCGCTCACGGTtgccaacccccccccccccccccggcggccTTTTTCATCTCCTTCTTTCTAGA GAGTATCATTGATATGGATCTCTCCCTGTTCCGTTCTTTTAATCTGGTGTTGATCGCTCTCCTTCTGTTGCAGCTCATTTGTCAAG GCGTTTCAGGTACTACATTTATATTCGTCAACAAGTGCGATTTCACGGTATGGCCCGGAATCCTCGCCGGCTCCGGCAGCCCTAAGCTAGACAGCACGGGGTTCGAGCTCAAAAAGGGAAGTTCCCGGTCCTTCCAGGCCCCCACCGGCTGGTCCGGCAGGTTCTGGGGACGAACCGGCTGCGACTTCGACGGCTCCGGCAATGGCAAGTGCGCCACGGGCGACTGCGGCTCCGGCCAGGTCGAGTGCAACGGCTCCGGAGCTTCTCCTCCGGCGACTCTGGCAGAGATCACCCTCGGCTCCGGCGGCGGTCAGGACTACTACGACGTGAGCCTGGTGGACGGCTACAATCTGCAGATGATCGTCGAAGGGAGCGGCGGGTCGGGCTCGTGCGCCACCACCGGCTGCGTCACCGACCTGAATCGGCGGTGCCCGACGGAGCTCCGGATGGGGGACGGCGAGGCGTGCAAGAGCGCGTGCGGGGCGTTCGGGACTCCGGCGTATTGCTGCACCGGAGAGTACGGAACGCCGGACAAGTGCCGGCCGTCGGAGTACTCGCAGGTGTTCAAATCCGCGTGTCCGAAATCGTACAGCTACGCCTACGACGACGCCACCAGTACGTTCACGTGTACGGGTGCCGACTATACCGTTACATTTTGTCCTTCAGTCCCAAG TTTGAAATCATCGCAAGATTCGTCGCCGAAGACGGCGGAGGGGACAGGGTCGGAGCCGGTGGAGCAGGCGGTGTTGGCCGGCGGGTCGTGGTTGGCGAACTTGGCAAGCGGAGACGGGAGGAGAACCCACCACCCCGGAGCTCTTCAATTTGTATTGTCCGTTACTGTTGCAGCCACCTCTCTCCTTCGCagatag